The following are encoded together in the Longimicrobium sp. genome:
- a CDS encoding nucleoside-diphosphate kinase, with amino-acid sequence MRTSRGETRSPRLSSADRREPRAYRRRGTHWSRPRSDPAYPGPCRPFQPAEGAVRKLYAESKGRNAVHGSDSDENTAIEIAFFSSGLELVG; translated from the coding sequence ATGCGCACCTCCCGGGGAGAAACGAGAAGCCCGCGGCTCTCGTCAGCGGATAGACGAGAGCCGCGGGCTTATCGCAGGCGGGGGACCCACTGGTCCCGGCCGCGATCTGACCCTGCATACCCTGGCCCCTGCAGACCGTTCCAGCCCGCCGAGGGCGCCGTCCGCAAGCTGTACGCGGAGAGCAAGGGCCGCAACGCCGTCCACGGCTCCGACAGCGACGAGAACACCGCCATCGAGATCGCCTTCTTCTCCAGCGGCCTCGAGCTGGTGGGCTGA
- the ndk gene encoding nucleoside-diphosphate kinase encodes MSRTLAIIKPDAVQNGHAGKIIAHIQDAGFRILGMKLLQIGMPQAQRFYEVHAQRPFYGELTEFMSSGPSVVLALEAEGAVQKWRDTIGATDPAEAAEGTVRKLYAESKGRNAVHGSDSDENAAIEIAFFFSGLELVG; translated from the coding sequence ATGTCTCGCACGCTGGCCATCATCAAGCCCGACGCCGTGCAGAACGGCCACGCGGGGAAGATCATCGCCCACATCCAGGACGCGGGCTTCCGCATCCTGGGGATGAAGCTCCTGCAGATCGGCATGCCGCAGGCGCAGAGGTTCTACGAGGTGCACGCGCAGCGCCCGTTCTACGGCGAGCTGACCGAGTTCATGTCCAGCGGCCCCAGCGTGGTGCTGGCGCTGGAGGCGGAGGGCGCCGTGCAGAAGTGGCGCGACACCATCGGCGCCACCGACCCGGCCGAGGCCGCCGAGGGCACCGTCCGCAAGCTCTACGCGGAGAGCAAGGGCCGCAACGCCGTCCACGGCTCCGACAGCGACGAGAACGCGGCCATCGAGATCGCCTTCTTCTTCAGCGGCCTCGAGCTGGTGGGCTGA
- a CDS encoding CBS domain-containing protein, whose translation MSEGGPPRGRELRLAEVLRPEHVVAPLPAETVHAAVSALAQRLIDTGAVAHPERLARLFTESRVRDLIHVGDRVLLPHLRTDAVADLVVAVGIAAAPLLTAPDDVEGMAQVVVLVLAPPSAAGLYLQTVAALARLLRDDRVVDRLVAARAPEAVLEIPAVREITIQPRLTVRDVMTQRVYRVGPDATVKEVLDLVAEHRLRAVPVVDEERVVLGMVTDRDLLRYLLPGVQKGGESPGGLGETRVREVMSRSVICVSEDQALAEVTSIMVSKDLERLPVVSEGKLTGFLTRGDILRKLFAFP comes from the coding sequence CTGAGCGAGGGCGGCCCGCCACGGGGGCGCGAGCTGCGCCTGGCGGAGGTCCTCCGCCCGGAGCACGTGGTCGCCCCGCTCCCCGCGGAGACCGTGCACGCCGCGGTCTCCGCGCTCGCCCAGCGGCTGATCGACACCGGCGCGGTGGCCCACCCCGAGCGGCTGGCGCGGCTCTTCACCGAGAGCCGGGTGCGCGACCTGATCCACGTGGGCGACCGGGTGCTGCTGCCGCACCTGCGCACCGACGCGGTGGCGGACCTGGTGGTGGCGGTGGGGATCGCCGCCGCGCCGCTGCTGACGGCGCCGGACGACGTGGAGGGGATGGCGCAGGTGGTGGTGCTGGTGCTGGCCCCGCCCTCGGCCGCGGGGCTGTACCTGCAGACGGTGGCCGCGCTCGCCCGCCTGCTGCGCGACGACCGGGTGGTGGACCGGCTGGTGGCGGCGCGCGCCCCCGAGGCGGTGCTGGAGATCCCGGCCGTGCGCGAGATCACCATCCAGCCGCGGCTCACCGTGCGCGACGTGATGACGCAGCGGGTCTACCGCGTGGGCCCGGACGCGACGGTGAAGGAGGTGCTGGACCTGGTGGCCGAGCACAGGCTGCGCGCGGTGCCCGTGGTGGACGAGGAGCGGGTGGTGCTGGGGATGGTGACCGACCGCGACCTGCTGCGCTACCTCCTTCCCGGCGTGCAGAAGGGCGGCGAGAGTCCCGGGGGCCTCGGCGAGACGCGGGTGCGCGAGGTGATGAGCCGCTCGGTGATCTGCGTGTCGGAGGACCAGGCGCTGGCCGAGGTCACCTCGATCATGGTGAGCAAGGACCTGGAGCGCCTCCCGGTGGTCTCCGAGGGGAAGCTCACCGGCTTCCTGACGCGGGGGGACATCCTGCGCAAGCTGTTCGCGTTTCCGTAG
- the sucD gene encoding succinate--CoA ligase subunit alpha, with amino-acid sequence MSIFIDQSTRLVVQGITGRDGSFHAKQMMEYGTQVVAGVTPGKGGQTFEGSVPIFNTVAEAVQATGANTSVIYVPPAFAADAMFEAADAGVDFIVAITEGVPVLDMTRVRPYVLEKGARLLGPNCPGLLSPGKSKVGIIPGHITEPGPVGLVSRSGTLTYEVVFKLKQAGIGTTTCVGIGGDPINGTNFIDCLAAFEADPETKAVVMIGEIGGTDEQDAARYVKENLGKPVVGFIAGQTAPPGRRMGHAGAIISGSAGTAEEKMQAFRDNGIGVARRPLDVVGLIQEAL; translated from the coding sequence GTGAGCATCTTCATCGACCAGTCCACCCGCCTGGTGGTGCAGGGGATCACCGGCCGCGACGGCAGCTTCCACGCGAAGCAGATGATGGAGTACGGCACCCAGGTGGTGGCCGGCGTCACCCCGGGGAAGGGCGGGCAGACGTTCGAGGGGAGCGTGCCGATCTTCAACACCGTCGCGGAGGCGGTGCAGGCGACGGGCGCCAACACCTCGGTGATCTACGTGCCCCCCGCCTTCGCGGCCGACGCCATGTTCGAGGCGGCCGACGCGGGGGTCGACTTCATCGTGGCCATCACCGAGGGCGTCCCCGTGCTCGACATGACGCGGGTGCGCCCCTACGTGCTGGAGAAGGGCGCGCGGCTGCTGGGCCCCAACTGCCCCGGGCTCCTCTCGCCGGGGAAGAGCAAGGTGGGGATCATCCCCGGCCACATCACCGAGCCCGGCCCCGTGGGCCTGGTCTCGCGCTCGGGGACGCTCACCTACGAGGTGGTCTTCAAGCTCAAGCAGGCGGGGATCGGCACCACTACGTGCGTGGGGATCGGCGGCGACCCGATCAACGGCACCAACTTCATCGACTGCCTGGCCGCGTTCGAGGCCGACCCCGAGACGAAGGCTGTCGTGATGATCGGCGAGATCGGCGGCACCGACGAGCAGGACGCCGCGCGCTACGTGAAGGAGAACCTCGGCAAGCCGGTGGTGGGCTTCATCGCCGGGCAGACGGCGCCGCCGGGGCGCCGGATGGGGCACGCCGGCGCCATCATCTCCGGCTCGGCGGGGACGGCGGAGGAGAAGATGCAGGCCTTCCGCGACAACGGGATCGGCGTGGCCCGGCGCCCGCTGGACGTGGTGGGGCTCATCCAGGAGGCCCTCTGA